The Priestia koreensis genomic interval AGCGGGAAGACTAGCATGCTTAATGTTTTTATTAAATGCTACAGACATGCATTACAGCAATATACTATGGACGGATGAGGGCCCACTGCCAATCGATCTAGAAACTCTATTTCATCCATCTAGAATTAGAAAGGGAATTCTAGAGTCTAAAAAAAGCGCTTATTACGCATTGGAAAAATCTGTATATGGAACAGGCATCCTCCCAATATCATTAGGCACCAAAGCAGGTCAAGGTTCTGTTGATGTTGGTTTTACTGGCATTCGAAACGAAAATAGCGTGAGTCCGTTTAAAACTTTTGATATAAAAGATGGTTTCTCCTCTGATATACGGGTGGTTTGGAAGAAGCAAAACATTGATAATACGTTATCAAATGACCCAGAATTTGAAGCTTATATACATGAAAGATGTGACCAAATTATTGGCGGCTTCTCTGAATTTTTCATGCAAGTTTATCCACAAAAGCATCTGTTTATTGATGCAGCTAGAAAGGCATTCAGCAAGGTTAAATTCCGTTATATACATAATATGACATACAGATATGAACAGATTTTGCGTATCTTATCTGATGCAGAACCTTCTAGAGATATAAATACCGCACATACTTTATTGTCGCGTACTGGAATTCTTAGTTTGACGAGCGATACAAACTTGGTTCTATCTGAATGTAGCCAACTTTGGAATGGTGACATACCGTATTTTTCCGTTAACTTCCAAGGAACAGAGGTTCTTTCTGGAGATGAAGTCGTTTCTCACATTCCAACAAGTCCTGAATCACAATTTGTGTCTAAGATGGAACAACTTACAGAGAAAGATTTGACTGTACAAACGAACCTAATAAGACTAGCTTTTGTTGCTAAGTTAGCTGATCCACATGCAGATGGGAAGTTAAATTTGGATGAATCAGTGTTTATTAATGAAGAAAAGAACAAATTTGAAAAATTGCATACAGTAAAAGATTACGATAATAAAAAACACAAGGAGATCATCTCATGGTTTTCTAAATCCATTAGTGAATCTGTTTTGGATGACCGCTATGAACACTTACCAAAGACTTGGGTTGGTCCTGTTGCAAAATTCGGGGGGCAAGGATGGACACCTGGAGTGTTAGGTTACGACTTGTATAATGGACGAGTTGGTCCTGCACTGGCGCTAGCAGTTTCAGGTAAGCTTCTATCAGACCATGATGCGATAACAGCTTCCAATGATATCTTTGAAAAATCATCCAAAATCCTTGAGGATAAAAGTTTTGAACTTAGAAATGTCCTTCTTTCTGGAATTGGTGGATTTTCTGGAGTTTCAGGTCTCCTATGGACGTTATTTGCAGCAGGAAATTACGTTGGGAACGAAAGATGGAAAGAGGTTGCTGCCGATGCGTGGCCACTATTGCACCGTCATCTAGATGCACCGGATCATAATTTTTTCGATATGATTACGGGAAAAAGTAGTTCAATTGTGATGAGATACCGAACGCAAGAAGAGTTTAAATTAAATGATGACCTTATCAGCAGCATTCTTTCAATGGCATATGGAAAAATGAATGCCAGTGATACTGAAGTAACGTCAGGATTAACTCACGGTTATGGTCAATTACTTTGGTTCTTTGCATTAGTCAATCAAAGACAGAAAACCAGTGAGTTAAAGAGAGTAGTAGAGGATATTGATTTGTTAATTCGTAATAAGTACACAAACAATGATGGAATTATTGAGATATATAAAGATGGTGGAAATATGAATGTCTCATCATCTTGGTGTAACGGTTTAGCAGGGCTATTAATTGCCTATTACGAAGCATACAAATCAAACATTCTTCCGAAAGAATCTGTTCTAAATGTAATTGATCAATTAAGAAGAATCCCAGTCTCTCGTGTTCCAGTACTTTGCCATGGAAGTTTGGGAATAGTAGAGGCGCTTCAATACGTGAGTGAATCATTTCCAGAAGAAACTTCTGACATTCTTCTAGGGATGCAAACGACTTTCTGCTCTCCAGAATATATTTTCAGCTACTATAAAAACGGAAAAGGCCGATATCCTCTAAGCCCGGGATTAATGGCAGGGAAAGCTGGAGCACTATTACACCTTTGCAAATCTCTTGATCCTACCATTAAAACTTCCCCTTTAACGTTTGGTAGTTGACGTGAAGGTATTTAAAAAATGAAAAAAATAAAACTCAAGCCAACTTTACAATTAGCACAAGCTGAATGTGGGCTATGTTGTGTCAGAACAATCTTGGAGGCTTATGATTATCAAATATCTATTACAGAACTAAGGCAAATAAAAGAGCCAGGACGAGACGGTTTAGGTTTACAGAAGTTAAAAGAGCTATTTTCTCATTTCGGAATGGAAGCCAAAACATATCGAATAAAAGATCCACAAGCATTCACGGTAATGGACTTTCCCATCATTGCTTTTTGGAAAGGGTATCACTTCGTTTGTATTGAGTCCTATAGTGAACACGAAGTAATTATTATGGATCCTTCTATAGGT includes:
- the lanM gene encoding type 2 lanthipeptide synthetase LanM, with the protein product MITYKKQFYPELEQSDFDEHIAPLLHYIDELSVHSQDNLSNVDTFKSQEFYPFHNPCRMIAKNAWEKVWDSNIDQYLLDSKSFKHAICELFSQVAFSYLIRSFAEHIKTLPKQSMNSKEIYDYYTQQLMMTKFKEFAEVYSIGWGRCNHLLENRALAIKNAILLTQQHRSEIETKLHISSTSRIVSVESGGDTHNNGTSVAIITFEQGEKIVFKPRSVSGELGYTNFIQEINTFISPKMPSLTVIHCGDYGFTEFVEMNEEKTDMFQAGRLACLMFLLNATDMHYSNILWTDEGPLPIDLETLFHPSRIRKGILESKKSAYYALEKSVYGTGILPISLGTKAGQGSVDVGFTGIRNENSVSPFKTFDIKDGFSSDIRVVWKKQNIDNTLSNDPEFEAYIHERCDQIIGGFSEFFMQVYPQKHLFIDAARKAFSKVKFRYIHNMTYRYEQILRILSDAEPSRDINTAHTLLSRTGILSLTSDTNLVLSECSQLWNGDIPYFSVNFQGTEVLSGDEVVSHIPTSPESQFVSKMEQLTEKDLTVQTNLIRLAFVAKLADPHADGKLNLDESVFINEEKNKFEKLHTVKDYDNKKHKEIISWFSKSISESVLDDRYEHLPKTWVGPVAKFGGQGWTPGVLGYDLYNGRVGPALALAVSGKLLSDHDAITASNDIFEKSSKILEDKSFELRNVLLSGIGGFSGVSGLLWTLFAAGNYVGNERWKEVAADAWPLLHRHLDAPDHNFFDMITGKSSSIVMRYRTQEEFKLNDDLISSILSMAYGKMNASDTEVTSGLTHGYGQLLWFFALVNQRQKTSELKRVVEDIDLLIRNKYTNNDGIIEIYKDGGNMNVSSSWCNGLAGLLIAYYEAYKSNILPKESVLNVIDQLRRIPVSRVPVLCHGSLGIVEALQYVSESFPEETSDILLGMQTTFCSPEYIFSYYKNGKGRYPLSPGLMAGKAGALLHLCKSLDPTIKTSPLTFGS